TTGGTAGGAGCTGTTGTAGAAATCGAACACCAACGAGGCCACGAACTCGCCGTTGGACCCGATCACCCATCCGGTGTCGCTTTCCTGGCCTTTGACTTCGTACCATCGGGACTGTTTCACGGTATTGTCGGAATTTCCGAACAGCGAGAAGTTCCCCGCACCGGGCAATCCAGCCTGGATCACGCCGCCGCCATGCACCACGTCTGATACCGCCGCACCGGTTCCGCCATAATTCTTGGTGCAGCCCCACCGGAACAGAAGATCGCCGCCTTTCCCGTACTTGCCTCCCGATGAGGTCGCGGCTTGCGCGGTGGTGGTGGAATGGTCGATCACCAACACTTCGTATAGATAGTGCGAGCTCATCACCACCAGATCGCGTGCGGAGTCGTAGACCACCGAGTTGATGTGGAGAGGATCCTGGCTCTTGAACAGGTTGTTGTTGAACTTGCGCGGGTGGTTGGTGGGCGAGGTGTGGTCGCTGGCCTTCCATTCCCAAACGATCTTCTTGGCGACCGGATCCCATTCCTGGATCCGCTCGTCCCAGATGGACGTAAGCGATCCGGTAAATCCGGGAAGCACATTCTTTGGGTTGATCTTCACCGTGTAGGTCCCCAACCAGTGCCCGTTGGGCATCACCCAATGGGCATGATGGAAGCTTCCACCGCTCGCGGTCCAGGTGTTGATCGCCGTGGCGGAACCGGCTGCTTGTTCCACCAGGGACGCGAATCCCATCGCCGCCGCCGACCCGTTACCGGTTTGGCCCAGAATGTGGCCGTTGGGCAGCAAATAAGAATTGTATCCAGCCACACTGAAGGACTTGACCGTCGTTCCTTTGGGATCCACCAGGGTGGAGCCCGCACCGCCGCCACCCATCATTCCGCCTTGGGCCGGGATGAGGATGAACCCTGGCGTGCCTTCGGCGAATACCTGGCTGGTCGCCAAAAGCAATAGAGCGGTCAACGGTGCATGTTTCATGGGGATCACTTCCTGGTGTTGTGGATCATGACGGTGTGGGATCCCCGAGCGGACCGGACCGAGACGGCCACGAGTCCATGAGGAAGGGGGATCGTGAAATCGTTGTCGCCTGGCTGGAAGACCATCGAGCCGGACCTTCGGCCATCGATCGAAGTCCAGGAGACGGTTCCTGCACCGATCGCCTCGAGACCCCGCAATCGCCAGTCGTCACCGGACCGCACCAGGCCCCAGGAGCGATCCACCTTGCGAATGGCGACATCGATGAACGATTCCAGCGCGGTGGAGATCGAGGTGTTTCTGGATTTGGAAAAGGAAACCAATCCAGGAATCAATCCTTCCGAAGCACGGAAATTCGCGCGCAGGTTGGTTTTCCAAGCGGCGGCGGTGTAGAACTTGTTGGAGTCGGCGGCCACGAAAGCGGCGATGAGCGCGGAGTCCCTGACCATCGCGGCCTCGACGGAATCCGTGCTGGCCTGGGAGGTCACCATGTCCCGCATCCAGCGGAAATAGGCATTGCGGGTGGCCGGGCAAGCCAAGGCGCGCTTGAAGAGAGGCCGATCCGCCAGTGGAGCCTGCACCGTGTCGATGGCGATCCCCAGCGCGCTGGAGGCCCCTCCGTAAGCGCCGAAGGAGAGGTTCAGGTCCCAAGGAATCATCCGCATGGCGGTTGTTGTAGTGTCCTGCTGGTACATGTACCAGTTGCGTCCCGACCCGTTGTAGGAGTCGAAATTCGACAACACGGTGTTGAACGCCAGGAACTTGCCGAGATTGTCGTCATCCACATACGCCGAGCGTCCGGCACAGAACTCCTCGTCCGTGGAGCGGTTCAGAAAGTCCACAAAGCCCACGAATCCCCTCCAGTTGGCGGCATCCTCGTTGGTCTTGAGTTCGTAATCTCCGGAAGTCGCATAGGAGGAGGCGTTGGCGTCGATCCACCCCAGGGTCGCTCCGTCGTCGCCGGCCTTGAACAGGTTTCCCTTGGAAGAATCCGGGAACCAGCGCTTCAGGAAGGTTTTGTCGGCCTGTTCCACCTGCGTATACAGTCCGACCGCCTGTCCCTCGATGGCGATGTGCACGAAATTGGACCGCGGGGCCGGCAGGTATTTCCTGGCGATCGCGTAGCTGATGTGCTCGCGCATCAGGGTGGGATCGCCGATGCCGTTGGAAAAATTCAGGACCTTGATCCCGAAGTAGCTGGTGTCCTTGAATTCGTTGAACTTGATCTTCAGCGGTTTCTTGGGGTTGTTTCCTGCAAGCGTGTAGGAAGAATTGCCCTTGTAGCGCACCCCCACACTGTCCAAGGTGACGGTGCCATCGGAAAACCGGGCCGGAACGTAGCCGGAATCCACCACCCAATTGGCTTCCATGCGGGCTTTCCAGTCCGGTGCGTAGAAGCTGATGGCGTACGAGCGCACCGAAGCGTCGGAAAACACGATGTCGGTGGAATCCGTCTTGGCATGGACCGCGGCAACCAGGACGAACGCCAATTGAAACATGGGCAACACCCGCTGGAAACCGGTCTGAAATGGAAGTAAGGGGTTCACATCCTGGAAATTGGCTAGGATCGGGCTATTTCGCAGGCAACCCCAAGGCGCTTTCGCTCCCGATCGGAGAGCAACCCGGACGGAGCCACCCCCGTCTTCTTCCCGGAAGGTTCCGGAGGTTTTCGTACCTTGGAACCCACCATGATTTTGCCCAGAGACAAGGCCTTCAGCGCCAACCAGCTCTCCGAAGTCGAAGCGATCCTCGCCGACTACGGCTGCAGCCTCACCGTGATCGCGGGGACCACCCGGACCATCTACGCCATTTCCGGCGACGAACGCGACGAGGAAATGGTCGGTCGCATCGAAGGTTTGGAGTTCGTGGAACGGTTCGACCGGATCCAAGCGCCCTACCGTTTGATGCACCACGCCTCGGACCTCAGCTCCCACAAGGTGAGGATCGGGGGCGTGGTTTTAGGGGACGGATTCCATGTGGTTGCCGGCCAGTGCACGATCGACCCACGCAATCCCCAATACTTCTTGGAAACGGCCCACGCCGTGAAAGAAGCCGGGGCTGCCGCCATCCGCGGCGGCGTCTGGAAGCCCCGCACCAGCCCCAACGCCTACCAAGGTGACGACAAGGCTCTGGAAATCCTCATCCGCGCCCGCGCCGAAACCGGATTGCCCGTCAGCACCGAAGTGATGGAAGACCGCCATCTGCAGGTCGTGATGGACGCGGGGGTGGATATCATCCAAATCGGGACCCGCAATGCCCTCAATTACGGGCTACTGAAGCAGGTTGGCCGTGGCACCGCAGGAAGCAAGACCGTGGTCCTTCTGAAGCGTGGCATGCACATGGGACCTGTGGACGAATTCCTGTGCGCGGCGGAATACATCGTGGCAGGGGGCAATCCCAATGTCGTGCTCTGCCCTCGAGGAACCAAGCCCGAACTCGATGGCTACCGGAACTTCCCCGACGAGTCCATCACCCCCTTGTTGAAGGGGCGCTCCTGGGCACCCGTGGTGGTGGATCCCTCCCATTCCGTCGGCAAAGCTTCCCTGGTTCCGTTCGCGTCGCTTGCCGCCGCCGCCTATGGCGCCGACGGACTGAACGTGGAAACCCACGTCTGTGGCTCGAAAGGGATCGGCGATGACCCCAAGCAATCGATCACTCCCGCGGTGCTGGCCCAACTGATCCGGGACGCCAAGGAAATCCATTCCCGCACATTGGGGTACAAGATCCCGCTTTCGAAGGCTTGAGGTGGGAACCTTATTGCAAATCCATCCGGTCACGCCCCAGCCAAGATTGTTGGACCAGGCAGTGCAGTGCCTGGAACGCGATGGTCTCGTGGTCTGGCCCACCGAATCCGGCTATGGAATGGGATGTTCAGCCGGTAGTCCCAAGGGGCTCGCCAAGCTCTACCGCCTGACCAATCCTGTCAAAGCCAAGGTCCTGGCGCTGCTTTTCCACGACTTTTCCCAGATCTCGCAATACGCGGATGTCTCGAACTTCGCCTTTCGCACCATGAAACACCTGATGCCCGGGCCTTACACCTTCATCCTGCCCGCCCGTCACCGGACCGCCAAGATGCTGGAAGTCAAGCGACTGGAGGTGGGGGTGCGGATGCCCACCCACCCCGTGATGCGCGGGATCCTGGAGCGCATGGAGCACCCCCTGGTCAATGCCGCCGCCCGTTTTTCCGAGCGCGAGACGGAGGTTTTTTCCACCGGCACCGAGGTGCAGGACCAATACGGCAAGTCGGTGGATCTGGTGCTGGATGCCCAAGACATTTCGCCTGTTGGAACTACCATTGTGAGCCTGATCGGTGACGAGATCCGTCTGATCCGATCCGGGATCGGCCCCCTGGAACCGCTGGGCCTGGAGGAATAGATGGACGCGCTGAACGACCTGGAGATCCGGATCTTGGGAACGCTCGTCGAAAAATCGATGGCAACGCCCGAATACTACCCGTTGACCCTCAAGTCCCTGCGCGCAGGTTGCAACCAGGCCACCAACCGCAATCCCGTAACGGAATTTGACGAGTTGGAAGTGGAGCTCGGCGTCAAGTCGCTGAAGCTCAAGGGCTTGGTGTACTTCACGGAACCCAAAGGCGGACACGAAGTCCGCAAATACGAACACACGTTGTTCGAGGAACACCGCTGGGGTTTGAATCGCGGACAAGTCGCGTTGTTCGGCTTGCTGCTTCTCCGCGGCGAACAGACCGCCTCGGAGCTGCGCACGCGTGCCCGCGAGAAGATGATCGACCTTTCCCCCGCCCAAACCGAAGAATCCCTGGAAGCACTGGCCCTGA
This DNA window, taken from Fibrobacterota bacterium, encodes the following:
- a CDS encoding 3-deoxy-D-arabino-heptulosonate 7-phosphate synthase, with product MILPRDKAFSANQLSEVEAILADYGCSLTVIAGTTRTIYAISGDERDEEMVGRIEGLEFVERFDRIQAPYRLMHHASDLSSHKVRIGGVVLGDGFHVVAGQCTIDPRNPQYFLETAHAVKEAGAAAIRGGVWKPRTSPNAYQGDDKALEILIRARAETGLPVSTEVMEDRHLQVVMDAGVDIIQIGTRNALNYGLLKQVGRGTAGSKTVVLLKRGMHMGPVDEFLCAAEYIVAGGNPNVVLCPRGTKPELDGYRNFPDESITPLLKGRSWAPVVVDPSHSVGKASLVPFASLAAAAYGADGLNVETHVCGSKGIGDDPKQSITPAVLAQLIRDAKEIHSRTLGYKIPLSKA
- a CDS encoding threonylcarbamoyl-AMP synthase → MQIHPVTPQPRLLDQAVQCLERDGLVVWPTESGYGMGCSAGSPKGLAKLYRLTNPVKAKVLALLFHDFSQISQYADVSNFAFRTMKHLMPGPYTFILPARHRTAKMLEVKRLEVGVRMPTHPVMRGILERMEHPLVNAAARFSERETEVFSTGTEVQDQYGKSVDLVLDAQDISPVGTTIVSLIGDEIRLIRSGIGPLEPLGLEE
- a CDS encoding CotH kinase family protein, which codes for MFQLAFVLVAAVHAKTDSTDIVFSDASVRSYAISFYAPDWKARMEANWVVDSGYVPARFSDGTVTLDSVGVRYKGNSSYTLAGNNPKKPLKIKFNEFKDTSYFGIKVLNFSNGIGDPTLMREHISYAIARKYLPAPRSNFVHIAIEGQAVGLYTQVEQADKTFLKRWFPDSSKGNLFKAGDDGATLGWIDANASSYATSGDYELKTNEDAANWRGFVGFVDFLNRSTDEEFCAGRSAYVDDDNLGKFLAFNTVLSNFDSYNGSGRNWYMYQQDTTTTAMRMIPWDLNLSFGAYGGASSALGIAIDTVQAPLADRPLFKRALACPATRNAYFRWMRDMVTSQASTDSVEAAMVRDSALIAAFVAADSNKFYTAAAWKTNLRANFRASEGLIPGLVSFSKSRNTSISTALESFIDVAIRKVDRSWGLVRSGDDWRLRGLEAIGAGTVSWTSIDGRRSGSMVFQPGDNDFTIPLPHGLVAVSVRSARGSHTVMIHNTRK
- a CDS encoding aryl-sulfate sulfotransferase; translation: MKHAPLTALLLLATSQVFAEGTPGFILIPAQGGMMGGGGAGSTLVDPKGTTVKSFSVAGYNSYLLPNGHILGQTGNGSAAAMGFASLVEQAAGSATAINTWTASGGSFHHAHWVMPNGHWLGTYTVKINPKNVLPGFTGSLTSIWDERIQEWDPVAKKIVWEWKASDHTSPTNHPRKFNNNLFKSQDPLHINSVVYDSARDLVVMSSHYLYEVLVIDHSTTTAQAATSSGGKYGKGGDLLFRWGCTKNYGGTGAAVSDVVHGGGVIQAGLPGAGNFSLFGNSDNTVKQSRWYEVKGQESDTGWVIGSNGEFVASLVFDFYNSSYQSTGHYGYGQRLANGNTLITYSGSQKLVEVTPAKAVVNVLTGNTIRAFHYPPNHPAIVSLGLGSSGVERTMSNGVGIRASWGQILATGLVAGSRLRVLDAQGVIRYESIATSEQASIPAVNWANGAYVLQVLQNGKSSSQTIALTR
- a CDS encoding DUF480 domain-containing protein, with protein sequence MDALNDLEIRILGTLVEKSMATPEYYPLTLKSLRAGCNQATNRNPVTEFDELEVELGVKSLKLKGLVYFTEPKGGHEVRKYEHTLFEEHRWGLNRGQVALFGLLLLRGEQTASELRTRAREKMIDLSPAQTEESLEALALIDDSPVSRVPRQPGQREPRWRHRVGLAERLDPSLVPALPDADSDEMHVFTAPQPGSEMDWMRQKLAELEDRVRFLESKSLR